A genome region from Halorussus pelagicus includes the following:
- a CDS encoding aminotransferase class I/II-fold pyridoxal phosphate-dependent enzyme yields MDIAPFELERWFAKYEHEADIMLAESGIRSLEADRFDLNPGKLGYVIPTNGDPELREQVADRYDRGTDEVLFTCGAQEANFLAFLSLLDGGNSASGESHAVVVTPTYQALHAVPEAIGDVTRVPLEPPNWELDVDAVADAIRPETSVVVLNNPNNPTGRYHPEEKVRALYDLAADADAYLLCDEVYRLLSSDPLPPVASMGEYGISTTSLTKAYGLAGLRFGWIAGPSEVIERAWQWKDYTTISPSLFGQHLARQALGEREDAILAENRELAAHNRERVREFVTRHDLSWYDPVGVNGFISVPEGFDGSVDFCATVVEEASVVLAPGDLFGYDDYFRIGFGLPTDELEEGLARVGDCIERRA; encoded by the coding sequence ATGGACATCGCGCCCTTCGAACTCGAACGCTGGTTCGCCAAGTACGAACACGAGGCCGACATCATGCTCGCCGAGAGCGGCATCCGGAGTCTGGAGGCCGACCGGTTCGACCTGAACCCCGGCAAACTCGGCTACGTCATCCCGACCAACGGGGACCCGGAACTCCGTGAGCAAGTCGCCGACCGCTACGACCGCGGGACCGACGAAGTGCTGTTCACCTGCGGCGCGCAGGAGGCCAACTTCCTCGCGTTCCTGTCGCTGCTGGACGGCGGAAATAGCGCGAGCGGCGAGAGCCACGCCGTCGTCGTCACGCCGACGTATCAGGCGCTCCACGCTGTGCCGGAGGCAATCGGGGACGTGACTCGGGTCCCGCTCGAACCGCCGAACTGGGAACTCGACGTGGACGCCGTCGCGGACGCGATTCGCCCGGAAACGTCGGTCGTGGTGCTGAACAACCCGAACAACCCGACCGGGCGCTACCACCCCGAAGAGAAAGTGCGGGCGCTCTACGACCTCGCCGCCGACGCGGACGCCTACCTGCTGTGTGACGAGGTGTACCGCCTGCTGTCGTCGGACCCGCTCCCGCCCGTGGCGAGCATGGGCGAGTACGGCATCAGCACGACCAGTTTGACGAAGGCGTACGGTCTCGCTGGCCTGCGGTTCGGGTGGATTGCGGGACCTTCGGAGGTCATCGAACGGGCGTGGCAGTGGAAAGACTACACGACCATCTCGCCCTCGTTGTTCGGCCAACACCTCGCCCGACAGGCGCTCGGCGAGCGCGAGGACGCGATTCTGGCCGAGAACCGCGAACTCGCCGCGCACAACCGCGAGCGCGTCCGGGAGTTCGTGACTCGCCACGACCTCTCGTGGTACGACCCCGTGGGCGTCAACGGATTCATCTCGGTGCCCGAAGGCTTCGACGGGAGCGTGGACTTCTGCGCGACGGTCGTCGAAGAGGCCAGCGTCGTCCTCGCGCCGGGCGACCTGTTCGGCTACGACGACTACTTCCGCATCGGGTTCGGCCTGCCGACCGACGAACTGGAGGAAGGACTCGCGCGCGTCGGCGACTGCATCGAGCGCCGCGCCTGA
- a CDS encoding DUF6498-containing protein → MKSRASAVLGHGARAALLVGGNALPLVGVLVWEWNLAALLVLYGIEGVVTAVFAALKTLFAEQVPSAKFGSTDLPFSELLDKRGGVAFREGWPPVYPRNLPFALGMAGSFLFVWVGIAVLVLADFLLSASAALPATVLLSAVGLVAARANEFRTEYIGRAEYTDVSARAAGSSAARQMILVVLLLPLLAVVDESRAAGTVLLMVIVAVKTLADAYGFWVDHLEKEPLRIGEWVFGNVETGDPPPSIDAPESAPDERVRTDTSAVLFTSLIPVALVLLTRGGIILILLSALLFLVVGLWALLAAAVVLAVVVTPSVLVHYARFGTLEYQRRGDALVCYDTLLDAPQWVCPVEEIRDPSARRRITSRLFGTTVVEFADDSGESYRLGPVSDADAAIERLGFPEFDTSQDDPNRQIAAAALGLACFFLAIPAVLYLAPVASEAEAVAVAFIMIPTMAMVVAPLLWVSLYNA, encoded by the coding sequence ATGAAGAGTCGGGCGAGCGCGGTCCTCGGACACGGTGCCCGAGCGGCGCTGCTCGTCGGCGGGAACGCGCTCCCGCTGGTCGGCGTGCTGGTCTGGGAGTGGAACCTCGCGGCGTTGCTCGTCCTCTACGGTATCGAGGGCGTCGTCACCGCGGTGTTCGCCGCGCTGAAGACGCTATTCGCCGAACAAGTTCCGAGCGCGAAGTTCGGTAGCACCGACCTCCCGTTCTCGGAACTGCTGGACAAGCGCGGCGGCGTCGCGTTTCGAGAGGGATGGCCGCCTGTCTACCCGCGAAACTTGCCGTTCGCGCTCGGGATGGCCGGGAGTTTCCTGTTCGTCTGGGTCGGAATCGCCGTCCTCGTGCTGGCGGACTTCCTGCTCTCGGCGTCGGCCGCGCTCCCGGCGACGGTCCTACTCTCGGCGGTCGGACTGGTCGCAGCGCGCGCAAATGAGTTCCGCACCGAGTACATCGGACGGGCGGAGTACACCGACGTTTCCGCGCGCGCGGCCGGTTCGTCCGCCGCTCGGCAGATGATTCTGGTCGTCTTGCTCCTGCCGTTGCTCGCCGTGGTGGACGAATCGCGCGCCGCGGGGACCGTCCTGTTGATGGTCATCGTCGCGGTCAAGACACTCGCCGACGCGTACGGCTTCTGGGTTGACCACCTTGAGAAAGAACCGCTCCGCATCGGCGAGTGGGTTTTCGGCAATGTCGAGACCGGCGACCCGCCGCCGAGCATCGACGCGCCCGAGAGCGCGCCCGACGAGCGCGTCCGGACCGACACCTCGGCCGTGCTGTTCACCAGTCTGATTCCGGTCGCGCTCGTGCTCTTGACTCGGGGCGGAATCATCCTGATACTGCTCTCGGCGCTGTTGTTCCTCGTGGTCGGTCTCTGGGCGCTTCTCGCGGCCGCGGTCGTACTCGCCGTCGTCGTAACCCCCAGCGTGTTGGTTCATTACGCCCGCTTTGGGACCCTCGAATACCAACGTCGGGGCGATGCGCTTGTCTGCTACGACACGTTGCTCGACGCGCCCCAGTGGGTCTGTCCGGTCGAGGAAATCCGGGACCCTTCGGCCCGGCGTCGCATCACGAGCAGACTGTTCGGAACGACCGTCGTCGAGTTCGCCGACGACTCCGGTGAGTCGTATCGCCTCGGTCCCGTCTCCGACGCCGACGCCGCCATCGAACGTCTCGGTTTCCCCGAGTTCGACACGAGTCAGGACGACCCGAACCGACAGATAGCGGCGGCCGCGCTCGGTCTGGCCTGCTTCTTTCTCGCCATCCCCGCGGTGCTGTATCTCGCTCCTGTCGCCTCGGAGGCCGAAGCGGTCGCGGTCGCGTTCATCATGATTCCGACGATGGCGATGGTCGTCGCGCCGTTGCTCTGGGTCTCGCTGTACAACGCTTGA
- a CDS encoding ZIP family metal transporter, which translates to MVGVENLVLVFVAGLVTALATGLGALPFFVVDDFSDRWNVALWGIASGIMVSASLFGLINEGLAYTAGGFPTLMVGGLLAGVVLVEVADRALDAIDLGSEEEEEDDHAAHDHGAGDAEAVHADGGGHDHDEHAMEAEAFAEGDLKKLVLILGILTVHSFPEGVAVGVSFAELGLEGGLSILGFTVPLLAVFMTVAISIHNVPEGTAIAIPMRAMDVSKWRMVGAAVFSSLPQPIGAVVAFAFVRWAESFLPFGFGFAAGAMIYLVLTEFIPEALETGAELPGGGRRELLAGLAAGVVAMIPLMYV; encoded by the coding sequence ATGGTAGGAGTCGAAAATCTCGTGCTGGTGTTCGTCGCGGGCCTCGTGACGGCGCTGGCGACGGGACTCGGCGCGCTCCCGTTCTTCGTGGTCGATGACTTCAGCGACCGCTGGAACGTGGCGCTGTGGGGAATCGCGTCGGGAATCATGGTGTCGGCGTCGCTGTTCGGCCTGATAAACGAAGGGCTGGCCTACACGGCGGGCGGCTTTCCGACGCTGATGGTCGGCGGCCTGCTCGCGGGCGTCGTCCTCGTGGAAGTCGCAGACCGAGCGCTCGACGCCATCGACCTCGGTAGCGAGGAAGAGGAGGAAGACGACCACGCCGCTCACGACCACGGCGCTGGCGACGCGGAGGCCGTCCACGCCGACGGCGGGGGTCACGACCACGACGAACACGCGATGGAGGCCGAAGCGTTCGCGGAGGGCGACCTCAAGAAACTCGTCCTCATCCTCGGCATCCTGACGGTCCACAGTTTCCCCGAGGGCGTCGCAGTCGGCGTCTCGTTCGCGGAGTTGGGTCTGGAGGGCGGTCTCTCGATTTTGGGCTTCACCGTCCCCCTCCTCGCGGTGTTCATGACCGTCGCCATCTCCATCCACAACGTGCCGGAGGGGACCGCCATCGCCATCCCGATGCGCGCGATGGACGTGAGCAAGTGGCGGATGGTCGGCGCGGCGGTGTTCTCCAGTCTCCCCCAACCCATCGGCGCGGTCGTGGCCTTCGCGTTCGTCCGGTGGGCCGAGTCGTTCCTCCCCTTCGGGTTCGGGTTCGCCGCGGGCGCGATGATATACCTCGTCCTCACCGAGTTCATTCCCGAGGCGCTGGAGACCGGCGCGGAACTCCCCGGCGGGGGCCGCCGGGAACTGCTCGCCGGACTGGCGGCCGGGGTCGTCGCCATGATTCCGTTGATGTACGTCTGA
- a CDS encoding ABC1 kinase family protein: MVTLGNLRAYRRFFVVAYHFLPLLLSYARDRRRFLLFGRSRRVDSQTRVERANTLLESLLTLGPTFIKLGQLLSTRPDILPPEYVDELSKLQDEVPPADWAEARAVLEDEVGPIEEHFDEFDTDAISGASLGQVYTAEIDGEEVAVKIRRPGIEELVNADLRVIQWSLPILMRFIGQARAFSLDNLADEFDRTIRQEMDYEREAAMLTEIRSNFEGNDNVAIPAVIDSHSGSRVLTMDYITGTKINDVEELDAVGVDRHQLAVNLQEAYLQMMLEDGVFHADPHPGNLAVQSDGTIVFYDFGMSGRVDEFIQNKIIEFYIGVANQDIDAILDALVEMGTLSPEADRKTMGNVMELAIEDARGEDIENYRVQQIVEQVEDTIYEFPLRLPSNLALVLRVATVVEGVCVTLDPGFDFISVATDYLTEQGYREESIKQFASETGDQIQRSIQSSVRVPPKLENTLDRIERDDFYVRADVEDGNDVFEKLAKRLVYGMMLASGVFSTAFLYALTNVEAAGVAGVFSFGVAALLYKNFRGQKGTRVTPQFTRHEMRQRRGGE; the protein is encoded by the coding sequence GTGGTCACACTGGGTAATCTTCGTGCGTACCGGCGATTCTTCGTCGTCGCGTACCACTTCCTGCCGCTGTTGCTGAGTTACGCCCGCGACCGTCGCCGGTTCCTGCTGTTCGGACGGTCGCGCCGGGTCGATAGCCAGACGCGCGTCGAGCGCGCCAACACCCTGCTGGAGTCGCTGCTCACGCTCGGGCCGACGTTCATCAAACTCGGCCAACTGCTCTCGACGCGCCCGGACATCCTGCCGCCCGAGTACGTTGACGAGTTGTCGAAGCTCCAAGACGAGGTGCCCCCCGCCGACTGGGCGGAGGCGCGCGCGGTCCTCGAAGACGAAGTGGGACCCATCGAGGAGCATTTCGACGAGTTCGACACCGACGCTATCTCCGGTGCGAGTCTCGGACAGGTCTACACCGCCGAAATCGACGGCGAAGAGGTCGCCGTGAAGATCCGGCGACCGGGTATCGAGGAACTGGTCAACGCCGACCTCCGGGTCATCCAGTGGTCGCTCCCCATCCTGATGCGATTCATCGGGCAGGCACGGGCGTTCTCGCTGGACAACCTCGCCGACGAGTTCGACCGCACGATTCGACAGGAGATGGACTACGAGCGCGAAGCCGCGATGCTCACCGAGATTCGGTCGAACTTCGAGGGCAACGACAACGTGGCGATTCCCGCAGTGATAGATTCCCACTCCGGGTCGCGCGTGCTGACGATGGACTACATCACGGGCACGAAAATAAACGACGTGGAGGAACTGGACGCGGTGGGCGTGGACCGCCACCAGCTCGCGGTCAACCTCCAAGAGGCGTACCTCCAGATGATGCTGGAAGACGGCGTGTTCCACGCCGACCCCCATCCCGGCAACCTTGCCGTCCAATCCGACGGCACCATCGTCTTCTACGACTTCGGGATGTCGGGCCGGGTAGACGAGTTCATCCAGAACAAGATAATCGAGTTCTACATCGGCGTGGCGAACCAAGACATCGACGCCATCTTGGACGCGCTCGTGGAGATGGGTACTCTCAGCCCGGAGGCCGACCGCAAGACGATGGGGAATGTGATGGAGTTGGCCATCGAGGACGCCCGCGGCGAGGACATCGAGAACTACCGGGTCCAACAGATAGTCGAGCAGGTCGAGGATACCATCTACGAGTTCCCCCTGCGACTCCCCTCGAACCTCGCGCTGGTCCTGCGGGTCGCCACCGTTGTCGAAGGGGTCTGCGTGACGCTCGACCCCGGCTTCGACTTCATCTCGGTGGCGACCGACTACCTGACCGAGCAGGGCTACCGCGAGGAGTCGATAAAGCAGTTCGCCAGCGAGACCGGCGACCAGATTCAGCGCTCCATCCAGTCGTCGGTCCGGGTCCCGCCCAAGTTGGAGAACACCCTCGACCGCATCGAGCGCGACGACTTCTACGTCCGCGCCGACGTGGAAGACGGCAACGACGTGTTCGAGAAGCTAGCCAAGCGACTCGTCTACGGCATGATGCTCGCCTCGGGCGTGTTCTCGACCGCGTTCCTCTACGCGCTGACCAACGTCGAGGCCGCGGGGGTCGCGGGTGTCTTCTCGTTCGGCGTCGCCGCCCTGCTCTACAAGAACTTCCGCGGGCAGAAGGGGACCCGAGTGACGCCCCAGTTCACCCGCCACGAGATGCGACAGCGCCGCGGCGGGGAGTGA
- a CDS encoding Hsp20/alpha crystallin family protein encodes MSALREAMRELPDAVFADLLESDDAYLLVIDVPGVNDETVDVGVTDGRLEIEARREKDVPMSYSYLQEERSLFLDADLPLPPDATGADAEATIDRGVLEIRLPKREAAPEREIPIESR; translated from the coding sequence ATGTCAGCGCTTCGTGAAGCCATGCGAGAGTTGCCGGACGCGGTGTTCGCCGACTTGCTGGAGAGCGACGACGCCTACCTGTTGGTCATCGACGTGCCGGGAGTCAACGACGAGACGGTGGACGTGGGCGTCACCGACGGGCGACTCGAAATCGAGGCGCGCCGCGAGAAGGACGTACCGATGTCGTACTCCTACCTCCAAGAGGAGCGGTCGCTGTTCCTCGACGCCGACCTGCCGCTCCCGCCGGACGCCACAGGGGCGGACGCGGAGGCGACCATCGACCGCGGCGTGTTGGAGATTCGCCTCCCGAAGCGCGAGGCGGCACCCGAACGAGAAATCCCCATCGAGAGTCGGTGA
- a CDS encoding aminoglycoside phosphotransferase — MSREEGDDSERNSLARLRFGLQVLFAVAFAVLFVVVGATPGEWGLPLGVTLAAFFVYWIFREQIERHLTGPQEWGLFALSGVLVVAAAIVEGAELTDGMLLSLISFLGVSVIFSYRAIKRR; from the coding sequence ATGAGCCGGGAGGAAGGTGACGACTCCGAGAGAAACAGTTTGGCGCGACTCCGGTTTGGATTGCAGGTGTTGTTCGCAGTCGCCTTCGCGGTCCTGTTCGTCGTGGTCGGGGCGACACCCGGCGAGTGGGGTCTCCCGCTCGGCGTCACGCTGGCGGCCTTCTTCGTGTACTGGATATTTCGTGAGCAGATCGAACGGCACCTGACCGGTCCGCAGGAGTGGGGATTGTTCGCACTTTCGGGCGTTCTCGTGGTCGCCGCCGCCATCGTAGAGGGTGCCGAACTCACTGATGGCATGCTTCTCAGTCTAATCAGCTTCCTCGGCGTCTCCGTGATATTCAGCTATCGAGCCATCAAGCGTCGGTGA
- a CDS encoding molybdopterin molybdotransferase MoeA encodes MTEEQPDRKRSGFKDKTRVGEARERLLDAVTSHDRTEEVRLAAADDRVLVEEVVAARNVPHYPRAAMDGYAVRAEDTFGASDRSPEVLRSTGAADDADEVPTKGAVRVHTGSELPEGADAVVMIEQVDEFGSEVEIFDAVAEGENVAPVGEDVESGQHLYAPGHRLRPSDLGLLKSVGVESVAVRERPTVGVIPTGEELVQSDPGPGEVVETNGLTVSQYVERWGGQAIYRDVVTDDPDALRAAIQRDLTKDVVVTTGGSSVGERDLLPEVLSDLGEILFHGVALKPGHPVAVGVVEETPIIALPGYPVACIVNAVQFLRPALKAVGGLPCRSFPTTAARLDRKIRSEPGIRTFARVQLDEGGETGETTATPTRASGSGVLSSVALADGWVEVPEGREGIPAGETVAVQDWEWSA; translated from the coding sequence ATGACCGAAGAGCAACCGGACCGAAAGCGGTCCGGGTTCAAGGACAAGACGCGCGTTGGCGAGGCCCGCGAGCGCCTGCTCGACGCCGTCACGTCTCACGACCGGACCGAGGAGGTGCGACTTGCCGCCGCGGACGACCGGGTGCTGGTCGAGGAAGTCGTCGCCGCGCGAAACGTTCCTCACTACCCGCGGGCCGCGATGGACGGCTACGCGGTCCGCGCCGAGGACACCTTCGGCGCGAGCGACCGCTCGCCGGAGGTGCTTCGGAGCACGGGCGCGGCCGACGACGCCGACGAAGTGCCCACCAAGGGTGCAGTCCGCGTCCACACCGGGAGCGAACTGCCCGAGGGCGCGGACGCTGTGGTGATGATAGAGCAGGTAGACGAATTCGGCTCCGAAGTCGAAATCTTCGACGCCGTCGCAGAGGGCGAGAACGTCGCGCCGGTCGGCGAGGACGTGGAGTCGGGCCAGCACCTCTACGCCCCCGGCCACCGCCTCCGGCCCTCCGATTTGGGACTGCTGAAGTCCGTCGGCGTGGAGTCGGTCGCAGTCCGCGAGCGGCCGACGGTCGGCGTGATTCCCACCGGCGAGGAACTGGTTCAGTCCGACCCCGGTCCCGGCGAAGTCGTCGAGACCAACGGGCTGACCGTCTCACAGTACGTCGAGCGGTGGGGCGGGCAAGCGATCTACCGCGACGTGGTGACCGACGACCCCGACGCGCTCCGGGCGGCCATCCAGCGCGACCTGACCAAGGACGTTGTGGTCACGACCGGCGGGTCGTCGGTCGGCGAGCGCGACCTGCTCCCCGAAGTCCTCTCGGACCTCGGGGAAATTCTGTTCCACGGCGTCGCCCTGAAGCCGGGCCACCCTGTCGCGGTGGGCGTCGTCGAGGAGACACCCATCATCGCGCTCCCCGGCTATCCGGTTGCGTGCATCGTCAACGCGGTCCAGTTCCTCCGGCCCGCGCTGAAGGCGGTCGGCGGGCTTCCCTGCCGGTCGTTCCCGACGACGGCGGCGCGACTCGACCGGAAGATTCGGAGCGAACCGGGAATCCGGACGTTCGCGCGGGTGCAACTTGACGAGGGCGGAGAGACCGGAGAAACGACCGCTACGCCGACCAGAGCCTCCG